From the Ilumatobacteraceae bacterium genome, the window CCGGGCGACCGCCGACGACGTCGCGATCGCACTCGGCTACGCCGACTCGGTCATGATCGTGCCCGGGTACGGCCTGGCCGTCGCCCAGGCGCAGCACGCGGTGCGAGAGTTGGCCGACGCCCTCGAGGAGCGTGGGGTGACGTTGCACTACGCGATCCATCCGGTCGCCGGTCGCATGCCGGGCCACATGAACGTGCTGCTGGCCGAGGCGGACACGCCGTACGAACTGCTCCTCGACCTCGACCATGCCGATCCGATGTTCCCGCAGACCGACGTCGTGCTGATCCTCGGCGCCAACGACGTGGTCAACCCGGCGGCTCGCGACGACCCGTCGTCGTCGATCTACGGGATGCCGATCCTCAACGTCGACCGCGCGGCCCGGGTGATCGTCGTGAAGCGGAGCCTCTCCCCCGGCTTCGCCGGCATCGACAATCCGTTGTTCTACGACGACAAGACGCTGATGTTCTTCGCCGACGCCAAGGGCGCCCTCGAAGACACCCTCGCCGCCCTCAAGCAGCTCTGACCGCGCTCCGGTCGGACCCGCCGTGACGGGACCCTCGGGCCTCGCCGACGTGGGAGCAGCCGCGCGACACGAACGCTCCGATGCTGCTGTACGACGGCCTCGCGAGCGGCGAGAACTCTCGCTCGATCGGCGAACTCCGCATGCCGGCGTCGCGCTGACCGGCCGCGTGGCCGAGATCAGGTCGTGAGGCGGATCTGGAGTTCGGCGGCGCGGAGCGGCCGGTCGCTGCCGGTCCGCTCGGCGAGGCCGAGGCAGGCGTCGGTGAACTTGATCGTGTGATCGTCGAGCGACGCGCCGGCGCGGTGGGCGAGGTCGGGCCCAGCCGCCGGCAGCGGCGTGGGTGCGCCGGGCCTCCGGTCGAACGCGACCGCTGCGGCAGCGACGAATCCCGCCACCGCCGCCTCGAGCTGCCGCTGCCCCGCCTCGTCGAGATGGTCGAGGAGCACACGCGCCATCGTCGGGACGGTGACGCCGTGGAGCAGCGTGAACCGAGCGAGCCCGTCTTCGTTCGCGAGGTAGCCGTCGAGAGCTCGCTCGGCGAGCCGGTCGAGGGTGTCGTGTGGCCGCTCGCTGCGCCGGAGCGACGCCACGACGTCGACGAACCCCGGCTGCTCGGTTGCCATCGACAGGGACGTGGTCAGCAGGCCGGGCACCGGTTCGAACGTGGCGAGTGGCGCCAGGGCGGCCGACCAGTCATCGATCGATCGGTCGCCGGTGAGCGCCCCGGGCGTGGGCAGGCCGGTGTCGGCACGCCACCTGACCAGGGCGGTCCGGAGCTCGTCGATGCGAACGGCGGGAACGTGACCGTCGGCCTCTGCCCGCTCGATGCCGCGCACCGCGTGCGCCGTTCGGAGCAGGCAGTGGCCGGCGCCGGCGGCCGCCGACCCGACGAGGTCGGGGAGGAACTCCCCGACGAGGTCGGGGAGGAACTCGTCGAGCAGGCGTCGCCAGTCGCCGCCACGCTCGGGGGGCGGGGTTCGGGGTTCGAGCCGGGGCGCGTAGGCGGTGACGAACGGGTCGACCCACTCGGAGGCGCCCATGTGGTCGAGCGCCTCGGTCGCCATCGGGCCGTGGTTCGACAGGCCTCCGCCGTAGGTGCCCCGGGTCGCCAGGAACTGCCGGAGTGCGTCGTCGTACGTCATGAGCGAGGTGGAAACGGTCATGCTCCTGTTGTACGACTTCAAGTTCAGTTGAAGTCAAGATGCGTCCGACGAAACCTCGCTACCCGCAGGTGGCGGTGGCGGTGAACGCGACGGGGCCCGCCGCCTCGTCCTGGTAGATGATCATGTCGCCGCTCACGACGAGTTCGTCGTCAGAACCGGAGTGGTCGAGGTCGGCCTCGTTCTCGGTCATGTAGATCACACCGTCGGGTGTGGTGACGTCGGCGTAGGCGCTGGGCGGGTTCTGGTTGGCGTCGATCTGTACGGTGAGCGACCCGTCGTCGGAGGTGAACAGCCGGCTGTTGCCCTGGAGCCGGCACTCCCCCGAGGCCGTGTAGGTGACGCCGTCGACGTCGGTGACCGCCTGCCCCGGCACCGTGACCGGATCGGCGAGGAGCGCGCGCATCTCGTCGAGCTGTTCGTCGCTCCAGCGGTCGATGTCGACGCTGACGGTGATCTCGTCGAGGAACTCCCTGACCCGGACGCGGACGCGGCCGACGCCGTTCTTGGCGAACACCGGGATCTCCTCGTTGGAGAGCAGCTCGTAGCCGGCGTCGAGGAGGCCGGCGACCATGTCGGCTTCGATCTCGTCGATGGTGCCGCTGTTCATGATGCCCGAGAACGAGATGGCGTCGTCGCTGCTCGTGGCCATGCCGGGCACGATGCCGTCGGGCAGGTAGAAGTCGGGCGGCAGCACGTCGTCGGCGTCGCCGACCTCGATGTCGCCGCCGGCGCCGCCTCCGCCATCTCCGCCGAGGTCGAAGCCGGGTCCGCCACCGTCGTCGTCACCCGAGCCGCCGCACGCGCCCGCGAGCAGGATCACCGCTGCCGTGACGATCGACGTGCGTCGGTGGACGCTCATGTTCGAACGGTACCGCGCCCGTCAAGACCGCTGCTCCGACTTTCGCCGTGCGCGACTGGGTGAGGACGAGGCGCTGGTGTTCAGGCCGGGTCGGTCAAGGTCGTCGCGAGCTCACCGAGTTCGATCCGGTTGCGTCGGCCGGTCTTGGCGAGGAGGCGTTCGACGTGGGTCTTGACGGTGCTCGGCGCCACCACCAGTTCCGTCGCGATCTCGCGGTTGGTGCGTCGGTCGGCGAGCAGCTGCAGCACCTCGTACTCGCGGGCCGTCACCCCGAACTCCGTCAGCGAGGCCGGGACGGCATCGTGGACACGACCACCTCGTCGTGGAGCCATACCGGCGTCCCGGAGGACCGACCCGAACCAGCGGGCGGTGTGGTCGACGCCGGCACGTTCGAGCGCGGCCCGCGACTGCGTCAACGTTCCCACGGGGTCGCCCCATCCGTCGCGGAGCGCGGCAACGCCGGCGACGCCCTCGAGCAGCGCCGACATCGCCTCGCCGGTCGATGCGAACCACGGGTGGCGGCGCCGACACTCGCGGAGCGCTTCGAGGTGGACGGCGACGTCGGCGTGATCGCCCTGATGTCCGGCCGCGATGGCATCGGTGAGGTTGGACACCAGTTGGATGGATGGCACCGCCTGGAACGACGGCTCGCGCATCTGGGCGCGCACGGCGTCCAACGACGGGTGGAGAGCCGCCGCGAGGACCACCGGACCGAAGTACCACGGGGCGGTGGCGGTGACGACCGGCAACGCTCGCAGGATCCCGAGCGATTCGGCGTACAGCTGCGCCGATTCGTCGAGCTCGCCCCGCAACGCCAGGCCGAACGCCTGACACATGCCGAGTGCCATCGCCTCGACCTCGGGTTCGTCGGGTGCGACGGCCCGGGCCCGGTCGGCGGCGCGGCGTGCCTCGCCCAGCTGGTTCAGCTCCGCGTGGGCCTGACCGGCGACCGTCCAGCAGAGCGCCTCGAGGATCGGCACCTCGATCTGCTGAGCGCTGGCGACGCCCCGCTGTGCGACGGACAGCGCATCGTGGGGTCGCACCGTGAGGCCGAGCAGGTTGGCGAGGTTGTAGTCGCACATCGCGCTCAAGCCGACGGCCCCGATCCGGCGGGCGCTGCGGGAGGCCTCCTCGAACGTGTCGGGCGAGCCGTACATCGTCGCGTCGCACAGGCCGAGTTCGAGCAACGCCCTCGCACGCCACAGCCCGAGCCCGGCTTCGGTGGCGGCCGCGACCGCGGACCGGAACTCGTCGGCGGCGTCGGCGTAGCTCCGCTCGCGGGCGACCCGTCCGAGCACCTCGTGCGCTTCGCACCTCGCGGCGGGCGCTGCGCCGCCTCGCTCCAACATCCGTGTTGCCAGCTTCGCCGCGCGGTCGACGTCGCCGAGTTCGATCGCGACGAGGGAGCGATACGACTGGACCTCGGCCGGTGCCGTGTCATCGTCGAGGTCGGCGGCGAAGGCCTCGTCGAGCTGGGCGGCGGCTGCGGACCAGTCGCCCAGGTTGCCGGCCGCCCTGGCGAGCGCGAGGACGAGCCGGGAGTGGCGCTCGGGGTCGTCGTGGAACGCTCGATCGTTGAGCAGGGTCGCGCCCAACGCGAGCGCGTCGACCGCGCGGCCCGCCAGCGCCAACGCCTCGAGCCGCAGCTGGCCGAGGGCCGGACGGTGGACGTAGATCGCGTCGCCGAGTGCCGAGGCCGAATCCAACCTGGCCAGTGCGGTGGTGGGAGCCCCCATCGCCAGGGCGTTGCGGGCGGCTCGGATCAACAGTTCGGCGGCCCGGAGATCGTCGCCGGAGGCCTGCGCGAGTTGGGCCGAGGCGTGGAGTGCATCGTCGTCGAGGTCGTGGTCGAGCATCGTGTCGAGCGCACGGGCGGCGAGGCGGCGACGTTCGACCGCGTCGAGACTGTCGACGATCGCGTCTCGCGTCAGGTCGTGGGTGAAGCGGACCGGTTCGTCCGGCCCGCGTCGATCGGCGAGCTGGGCGCGCATGGCCGACGCCGCAGCCGCGACCGCGGACGCCCGGTCGATCCCGCACTTCGACAGCACATCGACGTCGATCGAGCGGCCGATGATCGCCGCCAGCCCGACGTGTGACCGGACCGGGTCGCTCAGGCCGTGCAACCGCCGCTCGACGGCGACCCGATACGACTCGGGTGGCGGCAGCCGGGCGGGATGCCGACCCGGGCCGAGGTCGCGGGCGTCGCGGGCGAACGCGACCGCCAGCAGCGGGTTCCCGTCACTGGCGGCGACGATGCGTTCGACGCGCTCGGCGCTGATCGCGTCGCCGACCTCAGTCTGGACCAGGTTGGCGACCTCGTGCGGTGGCAGCGGAGGAACGGCGACGACGTCGGCGACGTCTCGTCGGACCCACTCGTCGATCATGCGGTCGGCGGCCTCGGATGCGTGGCGGCGCGAGGTCAGCAGCATCAGGCCGGGCGTGCGGCCGATGCCGCTCACGAGATCGTCGAGCACTTCGAGGCTCTCGTCGTCGGCCCAGTGCAGGTCTTCGACGCGCCACACGACGACGCCGGCCAGCGGGGAGGCGATCAGCCGGAGACCTTCGCCGAGCAACGGCGCCGGCTGGTCGGGCGGATCGCCGGTGCGGTCGCCGAGCAGGAGGCGGACGCCGGCTCCGAACACGGTGTCGTCGACCACGTCGAGTGTCGCCCCCGCAGCGATGGCGGCGACGACGAACTCGGACAGCGGGCGGAGCGGTCGCGCCGGCGGCGGGACGCAACGCCCGGTGAGCACCGTCGCCGGCTCGATCGATCCCGCCACGGCCTTGCTGATCGCGCTCTTGCCGATGCCGGGCGGGCCGACCAGACACACCGCACGCCCGGCGCCCTGGTGTGCGCGGCCGGCGAGTTCGGTCAACCGGGCCAGCAGTGCCCCCCGGCCCACGATCGGTGGGCCGGGTGCTGGTGCGCGGTCTGGCGCCGATGTCGCCCGGTCGTCCACCTCGCAAGAGTAGGCCGGGCGCCCGAGGCGTCCCGCGTGCTACCTCCGGGCCGGGTGCTGCCGACGCTCAGACGTGGGCGATGACCTCGATCTCGACCCGCAGCCCCGGCATGACGAGGTTGGAGACCTCCACGAGCGATTGGGCGACCTCCGCGCCTCGGCCCCCGTAGATCTCGTGGCGCATCGCACCGTAGGACTGGAAGGGTGCCTCGGGGTCGCCGGTGGGATCCGCGATGTCGGTGACGAACACGGTCTCCTTCACGACGTCGTCCATCGTGGCGCCGAGTGCACGCAGCGTGTTCTCGATGTTCTGGTACGCCACACGGTTCTGGGCGAGGAAGTCGTCGGGGTGCTGGGGGTTTCCCTCGGCGTCGACGCTGACCGCGCCGGAGAGGTGGATGGTGTCGCCGACCCGAACCCCGTCGGGGATCAGTGCGGCGAACGGGCCGTTGGCGACCACGTGCTTGTCCATGTGCTGTGCCTTTCACTCGGCGACCGACGGTCGGTCGACGACGTCTCCGAAGGTACGGAACGGTGTCGGCCACGTCGTCCGCCGATCCGGCGGATCTTGGGCCGCAATCGATGCGAGGAACGACCTCGCCCGCATCAACGGGCGCTCTGGTCAGGTTCGAGCACGCGATCGATCGAATCCGGAACCTCGACCGCTCGGCAGCTCGAGCGGTGGTGGTCGAGGTCGTAAGCGAGCAGGGTCGGACGCGACGAAGCGCCGTCGGTGGCGGGACCGAGGCGCTTCGTTCGGAATTCTTGGAGGTGAGAGCCATCTCGCTGGGTGACTCATCTGTTCATCGTTCGGTGCTCGACCCCACTTGAGCGGGTTGACCGACTCCTTACCGACCTTCACCCGACCCTGACGCGAGTTGCCATCTCCTGTGTCGCAGCGAGCATCTCCGGTGACGAGTTGACGTTCAGGTGGACCGTGGGCTCACGCGGTGAGGTCGAGCGCGAGTCGAAGGCCGGCGTCGAGGCGATCGAGCACGTCGAACGTGAGCCGGCTCACCCGTGACGTGAGGGTGCGTTTGCCGAGCGTGGTCACTTGGCTGACGTTGATGACCGAGTCACGTTCGAGGCCACTGACTTCAGCCGGGATCATCACGTTGCCGGGTGCCGCGGCTCGGTCGGTATTCGATGTGAGCACCGCGACGACCACCGTGCCGATCCGGCTGGCGTTGAACGCGTCGGCGGAGATGACGACGACCGGTCGACGATGGCCGATTGCGGAACCGCTCGGCGGCCCGACGTCGGCCCACCAGATCTCGCCCCGTTCGATCACCACGGTTCCTCGAACATGGCCTCGTTCGCCCGACCGACGAACGGGTCGGGATCCGTGTCGAGGTCGGCGTACACCTCGTCGAGTTGCGCGGTGACACGCGAACTGTCGTGATGGTGAGCGAGCAGCAGTTCGATCGCTTCGGCGTAGAGCGCCGACCGCGAGATCCGGCGACGGCGAGCGAGCAGATCGGCTGCCTCGAACAGCGGGTCGGGGATGGAGATGGCGGTCTTCACAGCGGCAGTATAACCGGGTATGACCCTGCGGGTCGAGATGCCCCACGGCGTCACGCGGCCCACGTGAGACCTGGCATTTCGCCGGCGAGGCGGGCATCGACCACGGCGGCTGAGCCGATCCGGATCGATCCGGCCAGCTCGGTGACGAGCCGCTCCAGGGCGAGGGTGAGGTCGATCATCGGGGTCCACTCGGTCGGGTCGGGCGGGAGCGGTCGTCCGCCCCGCGCCATCCGCGATGCACCATCGACGAGGTCGTGCGCCTCCTGCCCGGCGGCCATCAGGGCGAGAACTCGTTGCGGAACGCTCGGTGGATCGTGATCGGTCTCCCACTCGTCGCTCGCCCACGCGTCATGGCGCGCATCGGCTCGGCGGGCGGCGCGCAGATGGTTCACCGCCTCGAGGAGGAGTGGCCGAGGACGACCGATCACGCACTCGCGGAAGACGAGCACGCGACCGAGGTCGGTGACGGCTTCGACGTCGGTGCACCACGACTCGAGCACCTCCTCGGCGCGGTGTACCGGTCGACGGGCGACGGCAGCGAGCAGATGGGGTGTGATCGGCCGGCGCACGGGCATGCGGTCGGCGAACGGTGTGATGCGATGTCGCATGGTGCCTCCCAGATCGACGGGGAGGGGAAGCCGGTGGACGTGACCGTACGCGGAGGGTGTCGCATGGCTCGGCGGGCGAGGCGGCCGACCGAGCTACGGGGAGATGCCGAGTCGGCTCCAGCACCGCCGATACTCACCGCGGTGCAGCCGAGGTCGCGCCGCGGAGGTGCTCACTCGTACGTCTTGTCGGGTCATGCCGCCAGCGCCCGTGTCGTTCAGCGCATGGTTTCAGCGCATGGTTTCAGCGCGTGGTTTCAGCGCGTCGAGAAGATCACGATCGCTGCGACGACAACCACCACCGCTCCGAGTACGAGGTAGTGGGGAATCCTCTTCGGCCCGCTCGGTTGCGGTGCGTCGGCTGGTCCTGGGGTGGTCGGATCCATGTTGGTCATCTTCCTGTTCGGCTCGCGGTCTCGATACGGGTCGGCGATCAGGCCGTGGTCTGGTCGAGATGGTCGAGCAGTTCGTCGGCGGCCCGCTCGATGTCGTCGTGGTCGAACTGCGACGCGCGTTGTTTGCTGGCGATCAGGGCGCTGCGGAACACACGCCGGAAGTCGCCGTAGGGGAATCCGTAACGATCCTTCGTCTGATCCGACGCGCCGGTGTCGAGCGCCAGATGCCACTCGCCGTACCCGTCGTGGCCATCCCGCTCGATCTTGTCGTTCTCGTCGTCGCTCGACGGCTGGCCGTCCTCCCACTCCGTCGTGAGGTCGTACTGTCCGGCCTCGATCATCGAGCGGGCCTTCGCGACCCCAGCGTCATGAACGCGGTAGCTGGTCATGGATCCGGACTACCCGCCGCACGACCCCCCGAAACGCGCTGCGTTCCGGTGACGCTGCCAGAGCTGGCCTCACGGTACTGCCTGGTCGGGTCGTCACGAGTTGTGCCAGGCCCAACTCGTGATCGGGGCCCGTGGCGGTGGTCAGGGCCGGAGTTCGGTGAACCCGGCGGCGGAGAAGTCGCCGTCGAAGGCGAACGCGTCAATGAGCCGACGGGAGCGCATCGTGGCGAAACTCGTCGCGTCGACGAAGGAGTACTCACGCTCGTCTCGGACTCGGAGCCAGGCGAGCGCCGATGCCTCGGCCGATTCGTCGACGAGGTCGATGTGGACACGAGGCGATGCCTCGATCGTGTCGAGGAAGTTCACGGCCGCGCCGTGCCCGGCGCGACGCCGGAGGAAGGTCCAGGTTTCGCCCCGGACATGGTTGGTCGTCAGGAGGGGCGAGTCTGCGTGGCGATCGAGCAACTCGACGGCGGCTTCGTGATGGGGGTCGCGACCGTTGCGGAGCGCCACCCAGAACGAGGTGTCGACGAAGATCATGGCTGCCGACTACCGGTAGACGACGTCGTCGATGTGGTCGGGCTCGTACCTGTCGGTGCCGATCATGTGGCTGAGTGGGTCGGCCGTGAGTGGCAGGATCGGGGCGAGGCTCGCCCGGACGACACGCCGAATGATCGCTGCTTTCGACACGCCCTCACGGGCAGCCTGACGATCGAGCGCAGCGTCGATGTCTTCCTCGATCATGATTTGCAGGCGCTTCATGTCGACTGAGGTTACATCAGTCTTCCAAGGTTGCTGTAAGTTCGCCGCACGGGCGACCCGTGGGCGAGTCACGCCGCCCACCCCCATCGCAGCCCTTCGAATCGCTCGCCGAGCAGGCGTGCATCGACGACTGCCGCGTCGCCGATGCGGATCGCGCTGGCGAGCTCGACGACGAGGCGTTCGATCGTCATACCGAGCCGCATGACCTGTATCAACTGATCGCGGGGCCGGCCGAAGGCGCACCAGACCGCGCGCCCGACGGCCGAGCCGAGCACCACTCGGCCGGATTCCGGCCCGTGTTGCATGGCGGCGATCACCCGGTCGGGGATCGATGGTGGCTCCCACACCGCGTCGTCATCGTCGGCGTGTTCGTCGTACCAGCGCTCCTCTTCCTCGTCGAACACGCCGGTGCTTTCGGCGCAGCGCATCAGCCGCACCCGATGGGCGGTTTCGAGCAGCAGTGCGCACGGCATGCCGACCACGAAGTCGTCGAAGACGAGCACGTCGCCCGCCATGGTGACCGCGCGAGCGGCATCGAACCACGTGGAAACGAAACGCTCGGCGAACTCGATCGGCTCGCCGGACACAGCGCTCACGAGCGCAGCGCTGATCGGGACGCCGGCGTCGACCCGGTCGGCAAACGGTGGTGATTGACGCTGTCTGGGCATGACCCTCCCTGATGGTGATGCAGGAGGGGAAGTCGGTACGGCCCACCGTAGGCGCGGGGTGTCGCATCGCGAGTTGTGCCTGGCACAACTCGCGATCGGGCGGCGGGCCGGACGCAGATCCGCGTACGCGACAATGGCTGCATGCCCCCTTCGGTGCTCGAGGAGGCGGACGCAGCCGCCGTGCTCGGCGTGGTCGAGGAGCTGACCGCCGCCGAGTCGATCGACGAGTTCGCGCGGCTGGCGATGGTGGGGCTCCGTGAGCTGATCTCGTGCATCGACATCTCGTACAACGAGATGAACCCGAGCGCCGGCCGCATCGAATGGATGGCCGAACCGGCCAACCCGCGCATGGCCGACTTCACGCCGGTGTTCTCACGGCTCATGCGACAGAACCCGCTCGTCGGGTACTTCGAACGG encodes:
- a CDS encoding type II toxin-antitoxin system VapC family toxin; protein product: MIFVDTSFWVALRNGRDPHHEAAVELLDRHADSPLLTTNHVRGETWTFLRRRAGHGAAVNFLDTIEASPRVHIDLVDESAEASALAWLRVRDEREYSFVDATSFATMRSRRLIDAFAFDGDFSAAGFTELRP
- a CDS encoding CopG family transcriptional regulator, whose translation is MKRLQIMIEEDIDAALDRQAAREGVSKAAIIRRVVRASLAPILPLTADPLSHMIGTDRYEPDHIDDVVYR
- a CDS encoding AAA family ATPase, producing the protein MDDRATSAPDRAPAPGPPIVGRGALLARLTELAGRAHQGAGRAVCLVGPPGIGKSAISKAVAGSIEPATVLTGRCVPPPARPLRPLSEFVVAAIAAGATLDVVDDTVFGAGVRLLLGDRTGDPPDQPAPLLGEGLRLIASPLAGVVVWRVEDLHWADDESLEVLDDLVSGIGRTPGLMLLTSRRHASEAADRMIDEWVRRDVADVVAVPPLPPHEVANLVQTEVGDAISAERVERIVAASDGNPLLAVAFARDARDLGPGRHPARLPPPESYRVAVERRLHGLSDPVRSHVGLAAIIGRSIDVDVLSKCGIDRASAVAAAASAMRAQLADRRGPDEPVRFTHDLTRDAIVDSLDAVERRRLAARALDTMLDHDLDDDALHASAQLAQASGDDLRAAELLIRAARNALAMGAPTTALARLDSASALGDAIYVHRPALGQLRLEALALAGRAVDALALGATLLNDRAFHDDPERHSRLVLALARAAGNLGDWSAAAAQLDEAFAADLDDDTAPAEVQSYRSLVAIELGDVDRAAKLATRMLERGGAAPAARCEAHEVLGRVARERSYADAADEFRSAVAAATEAGLGLWRARALLELGLCDATMYGSPDTFEEASRSARRIGAVGLSAMCDYNLANLLGLTVRPHDALSVAQRGVASAQQIEVPILEALCWTVAGQAHAELNQLGEARRAADRARAVAPDEPEVEAMALGMCQAFGLALRGELDESAQLYAESLGILRALPVVTATAPWYFGPVVLAAALHPSLDAVRAQMREPSFQAVPSIQLVSNLTDAIAAGHQGDHADVAVHLEALRECRRRHPWFASTGEAMSALLEGVAGVAALRDGWGDPVGTLTQSRAALERAGVDHTARWFGSVLRDAGMAPRRGGRVHDAVPASLTEFGVTAREYEVLQLLADRRTNREIATELVVAPSTVKTHVERLLAKTGRRNRIELGELATTLTDPA
- a CDS encoding RidA family protein; translated protein: MDKHVVANGPFAALIPDGVRVGDTIHLSGAVSVDAEGNPQHPDDFLAQNRVAYQNIENTLRALGATMDDVVKETVFVTDIADPTGDPEAPFQSYGAMRHEIYGGRGAEVAQSLVEVSNLVMPGLRVEIEVIAHV
- a CDS encoding type II toxin-antitoxin system PemK/MazF family toxin; the protein is MVIERGEIWWADVGPPSGSAIGHRRPVVVISADAFNASRIGTVVVAVLTSNTDRAAAPGNVMIPAEVSGLERDSVINVSQVTTLGKRTLTSRVSRLTFDVLDRLDAGLRLALDLTA